The Maniola hyperantus chromosome 2, iAphHyp1.2, whole genome shotgun sequence genome includes a region encoding these proteins:
- the zip gene encoding uncharacterized protein PF3D7_1120600, whose protein sequence is MDHKELGTNLSVNTGGSDGSTKFALNTNSPTVQSNRNKSYDVGSNTMGKVETTASARPCAIIGPDRVLPPNPDDTMYLKKMPGEAWPPPENVYRRPPDYSTKISDYQPTRNISPRQTFQENMQRIMVPPTFSSMKNSEVSNLKNPKLNLPQEAKYCDVPYNVNSVNSEHKSVRNSDLPMSNVSPYPRNMPPPYGWPTGVNVRPLRPYGAPEFYQYQEYPSCAGPRPMTMIRPHRPLHEESAQVYSERLYQDANIRFKPYPTGKEKHQQPRYDYISNYPSTFHPPASIPPHNMQKSIHGHPYPVCPPVSYKYLDRRIHEPFVDGYHRTHSHQQANFNAFHSQVVPPPYGPIPGNCMQNKTYSDASSKPLNVNKIQFENNNKVYLNLESRNKNYSVPENLYYNEMNHSQAMRGEILLPPHSMLNIPPMPQHSIYRKDNTPLKPYDYNPNYRIFDQSINVNHSLQRLPVQFSPNTVTISPSDSNTSNDTTHTIGTSQEDCGYVSQSSTASIRSFDSSNIPMPHDIYRRYNYNNYDMLRNTYHPIGPVQIPKNKTSSSNKKNLDVRQFLQMWNEGDEEVSEASKEAAAQNHSKKNSSRSEIINNQEQLYVLGLVNVPNEELGKYDHIQKISKLPENIKGYNSIEILKQYEELLETPHGSNYNRSREYNTLSNAQIDKDVTTKMPRPISPLDVEAKISQSVIHKEVGCNFEIKPCSPQMLNVEVAAPVQNVLGERMIEKVVNPITAKSPKLNRGENNKSQNTVDGAVNTASCKMISDQYSSNSSASETKTSNYSVQDLERNAGLCLASLPQLDNDIELNFPEINQQFIKANQIESKSGLQNLPHIDLEQTQYCLPQGTRNDSRQQNLSPQFPLGSGVDKEFSKLSKYRKGRKCEIPSSHNITKQVVKTVESIAVLQRIDSVIIKNPDTNKSQDNESVKISNETNHSFHKETALSYSSLEYHRNIEAHDLSSETAIDFSLNRQEEETDVSYLNEMDRNVTQNLPPLEGLDEEGLNEGDDISLTSGSIQAQNTSVELNITPSAELVEDLRSEYPKFKTNKDYKNGKQNTNQSDSLIKVVKSPKVSANAYTIANEDYNVLVMSNEEAAKPKLHTKENLTSTESTKNFDMPGVNIQINHNKRQEFNKENLFTGLKDTSKYVNKIETECIDKREKKIDLSSPVKPVIDNEDQNSLDKCANGLKNEVVSNKISEILFVTKTFIDNDITENQTIEEVLNELSNQDIDNLDIKSSPPYDTTKNDNCEDFTAPNNSLSKNEGIFEFVSNISLVSESNREAIGMVLEETHTGLTRTEGNCIETNQPVTSEPNVNDCKLEVRYDEESTAVVFEQESENKVKNISYIMSSYSEEISCDKNETDPPDSASEITKCNSQPVLKSPLPEIQEDSKMKMLMSGFENLPEKNVIYDCDKTVFTETFSKQTKSELSQSAKMLDASDNDYLSNVSDLNSNVQKNTHILKNVTKSVTSSTLEFEECRKSKKSMQQKVEYETNMDIAEAECSYDTADTVHNNSVEESSIFVNKIFSENPHVKITECRQETKIDGHLETDHKINEDIVEPKCLPDKSCIPTSTVEESCLSTKNMIYPVNLSVITTEVRHERDMKVDLQMNYKTPMNTVESELLSRKLSINSIRPAAAAISYLTSSNNSAVISLEFRPNNIDTDNSKQKDFKSFVDKAEAECLSNNIEEHRPDIDTDDSEQKDFRTFVDKAEAECLSNNIEEHRPDIETDNSKQKDFKTLVNKAEAKCLSNNIEEHRPDIETDNSKQKDSKIFVDKAEAECLSNNVEEHKPDIEIGNSKQKVFKTFMDKAEAECLSNNIEEHRPHIETDNSKQNDSKTFVDKTEAECLYNNIEEHRSDTEADNSKQKGFKTFVDKAEAKCLSNNIEEHRPDIETDNSKQKGFKTFVNKAEPECLSNNVEKHRPDIEMGNSKQKDSKIFVDKAEAECLTNNVEEHRPDIEMGNSKQKNFKTFVDEAEAECLSNYVEENCLHFSHETCAEISISEGAGNEKKIGVKDNNVGVAKLDINDLDIVDNTFELQDETKTLNIENNSLHSFKYQSQVSVINMRYTNCRKELFSPRFQQLLMFTEGICKSSENKCILEEKYDCCRNIVELEDARFVNVELVCSEKNVAALNSNNEVNREFCDTENEPKLFSGMPVTIEVLQSEHVKKQITLQDNGSLTEKYQSSKNEDMQFSPAVIDSSIKPRKISKRSLSESALEAYKNNDDINFVHPCKRKKGFKKNQRFLESHMITEDICNIIQTNRRNSISTFYNEDNVYIVIDNDFILSEENDDSDKLCYTENTEEVLPSIEKANCEVSLDVESNLCPDEPNEVCDLLQHIEEKSLEDSWVDDVACIETVFSDDVAENITIDVHESPKKVNSLDLESDDGETSVFYDSDHIDKLKSIYGRTICNDNTQLIETLYRTPQMNVNKTLYHIESQDPEECHDAINDRCLESNEHIYYCTDVLESGIPSDKKIDNKEKMSQNLSLDSKYFNQNTYPNFNYDNDFKFDFSSEEREDKFTVHSCELSNDYTTSNIQKENSSYSCSSSPEVSSTTSEEKSSSILLKITNCNGSRVSQINEVNTASHSKLSYKMTEKKEYHSYCSNFSSSRTLITKAAQKYIPPLKETIYDLKVKLPLPQHRLQSLKQLKIAKVVPKVDATASICTVKRLNHDVSKKQKPKFEDVLKSIDEINFKRHKNNVKKGKILVPKVIIKKNENGAHYASSKTLNRKETYNPDLTGRKWQPWVFLEKNNFIDKMALQNKDKAVYCHRKKNYVLVEKLRKYKSVYNANFVISQPKSETKGNLKYTIRLKHN, encoded by the coding sequence ATGGATCATAAAGAATTAGGCACGAACTTATCTGTGAATACAGGTGGCAGTGATGGCAGCACTAAATTTGCCCTTAACACTAACAGCCCAACGGTACAATCGAACAGAAATAAATCATACGATGTGGGGTCAAACACGATGGGTAAAGTGGAGACGACGGCCTCCGCGCGCCCGTGCGCTATCATCGGCCCCGACCGAGTGCTGCCGCCTAATCCTGATGATACTATGTATTTGAAAAAGATGCCAGGTGAAGCATGGCCACCTCCGGAAAATGTTTATCGCCGTCCCCCTGACTATTCTACTAAAATATCCGACTATCAACCAACCAGAAACATATCGCCGAGACAAACATTCCAAGAAAATATGCAGCGGATAATGGTTCCACCTACGTTTAGTTCTATGAAAAATAGTGAAGTGTCCAACTTGAAAAATCCTAAACTTAATTTGCCTCAAGAGGCCAAGTACTGTGATGTGCCTTATAATGTAAATTCTGTGAACAGTGAACACAAAAGTGTCAGAAACTCTGACCTTCCAATGTCTAATGTGAGTCCTTATCCTAGAAACATGCCTCCACCCTATGGGTGGCCCACAGGTGTTAACGTTCGGCCTCTGAGGCCCTATGGTGCTCCAGAGTTCTATCAGTACCAAGAGTATCCCAGTTGTGCTGGTCCTAGACCAATGACAATGATTCGTCCACACCGACCTCTGCATGAAGAAAGTGCTCAAGTTTATTCTGAACGCTTATATCAGGATGCTAACATTCGCTTCAAACCCTATCCTACTGGGAAAGAAAAGCATCAACAACCAAGGTATGACTATATTAGTAATTATCCTAGTACATTCCACCCACCTGCCTCAATCCCACCACATAATATGCAGAAATCAATACATGGACATCCATATCCTGTATGCCCTCCAGTATCATATAAATACTTAGACAGGAGGATACATGAACCTTTTGTTGATGGATATCACAGGACCCACAGTCATCAACAAGCTAATTTTAATGCATTTCATAGTCAAGTGGTGCCTCCTCCTTATGGGCCTATACCAGGGAACTGCATGCAGAACAAGACATATTCAGATGCCTCTTCTAAGCCtttaaatgttaataaaatacagtttgaaaacaataataaaGTTTATCTTAATCTTGAATCACGGAACAAAAATTACTCTGTACCAGAAAATCTATATTACAATGAAATGAATCATTCTCAAGCTATGAGAGGTGAAATACTATTACCTCCCCACTCTATGTTAAACATTCCTCCCATGCCCCAACACTCAATTTACAGAAAAGATAATACTCCACTAAAACCTTATGACTATAACCCTAACTATAGAATTTTTGATCAATCAATCAATGTAAATCATTCACTGCAAAGGCTACCTGTGCAGTTTTCCCCAAACACTGTAACTATATCTCCTTCTGATTCTAATACAAGCAATGATACTACACACACTATTGGAACATCTCAAGAAGATTGTGGATACGTAAGTCAATCATCGACTGCAAGCATAAGAAGTTTTGACTCTAGTAACATACCTATGCCACATGACATATACAGAAGATACAATTATAATAACTATGACATGCTCCGAAACACGTATCACCCTATTGGTCCTGTACAAATTCCCAAAAATAAAACTAGttcttcaaacaaaaaaaatcttgatGTCAGGCAGTTTTTACAAATGTGGAATGAAGGTGATGAAGAAGTTAGTGAAGCCAGCAAAGAGGCTGCAGCACaaaatcattcaaaaaaaaattcttctCGAAGTGAAATTATTAACAATCAGGAACAACTTTATGTACTTGGATTAGTTAATGTTCCTAATGAAGAACTTGGTAAATATGACCATATTCAAAAAATATCTAAGTTACCTGAAAATATTAAAGGCTATAACAGCATAGAAATACTTAAGCAATATGAAGAACTCTTAGAAACACCACATGGCAGTAATTATAACAGGTCAAGAGAGTATAATACTCTTTCAAATGCTCAGATTGATAAAGATGTCACAACAAAGATGCCTCGTCCAATATCACCATTAGATGTAGAAGCAaaaataagtcagtcagttattcaTAAGGAAGTGGgatgtaattttgaaataaagcCATGCAGTCCACAAATGTTAAATGTAGAAGTTGCTGCACCAGTGCAAAATGTACTGGGCGAGAGAATGATTGAAAAAGTTGTTAATCCAATTACAGCAAAGTCACCAAAACTGAATAGAGGCGAAAATAACAAATCACAGAATACTGTGGATGGTGCAGTCAATACAGCAAGTTGTAAAATGATAAGTGATCAATATTCATCCAATAGTTCAGCTAGCGAAACAAAAACAAGTAACTATAGTGTGCAAGATCTTGAAAGGAACGCTGGTTTATGTTTAGCTTCTTTACCACAGCTTGACAATGACATTGAGCTTAATTTTCCTGAAATAAATCAACAATTCATTAAAGCTAATCAAATTGAGTCTAAATCAGGCTTACAAAATTTACCACACATAGATTTAGAGCAAACACAATACTGTTTGCCACAAGGGACTAGAAATGATTCCCGGCAGCAAAATTTATCTCCTCAATTTCCTTTAGGTTCTGGGGTAGATAAAGAATTTTccaaattaagtaaatatagaAAAGGTAGAAAATGTGAGATTCCTAGTTCCCATAACATAACTAAACAAGTTGTAAAAACGGTCGAATCAATAGCAGTGCTACAAAGAATTGAcagtgtaataataaaaaatcctgATACTAATAAATCACAAGATAATGAATCCGTCAAAATAAGTAATGAAACAAATCATAGCTTTCATAAAGAAACTGCACTGTCATATTCTTCTTTGGAATATCACAGAAATATTGAAGCACATGATTTGTCATCTGAAACTGCAATCGATTTTAGTTTAAACAGACAAGAAGAAGAAACTGATGTTAGTTATTTAAATGAAATGGATAGAAACGTTACTCAAAATCTTCCACCGCTTGAAGGACTAGATGAAGAAGGTTTAAATGAAGGTGATGATATATCTCTTACTTCTGGCAGTATTCAAGCACAGAATACGTCAGTGGAACTAAATATCACGCCATCTGCCGAACTTGTCGAAGATCTCCGAAGTGAATAtccaaaatttaaaacaaataaagattATAAAAATGGTAAGCAAAATACAAACCAATCTGATAGTCTGATAAAAGTAGTTAAATCACCCAAAGTTAGTGCTAATGCATATACAATAGCAAATGAGGATTATAATGTACTAGTTATGAGTAATGAGGAGGCTGCTAAACCGAAATTACACACAAAAGAAAATCTAACAAGTACAGAGAGTACAAAAAATTTTGATATGCCTGgagttaatattcaaataaaccACAATAAGCGCCAGGAGTTTAACAAAGAAAACTTATTTACAGGTCTAAAAGATAcatcaaaatatgtaaataaaattgaaactgAATGTATTgataaaagagaaaaaaaaattgatttgtcTAGTCCAGTCAAACCTGTTATAGATAATGAAGATCAAAATAGCCTTGACAAATGTGCAAATGGCTTAAAAAATGAAGTGGTTTCCAATAAAATATCTGAGATTTTATTTGTTACGAAAACTTTTATTGATAATGATATTACAGAGAATCAAACTATAGAAGAAGTTCTAAATGAATTATCTAACCAGGATATTGATAACTTAGACATCAAAAGTAGTCCCCCATACGATACGACTAAAAATGATAATTGTGAAGATTTCACAGCTCCAAACAATTCCCTGAGCAAAAATGAAGGGATTTTCGAATTTGTATCGAATATATCGCTTGTTAGTGAATCTAATAGAGAAGCCATTGGTATGGTTTTAGAAGAAACTCATACTGGCCTAACAAGAACCGAAGGCAATTGTATTGAAACTAACCAGCCAGTAACCAGTGAACCTAACGTAAATGATTGTAAATTAGAGGTACGATATGATGAAGAATCGACAGCTGTAGTATTTGAACAAGAATctgaaaataaagtaaaaaatatatcttaTATTATGTCAAGTTATTCAGAAGAAATTTCGTGTGATAAAAACGAAACAGATCCCCCAGACTCAGCTAGTGAAATAACTAAATGCAACTCACAACCTGTGTTGAAGTCACCTTTACCTGAGATACAGGAAGATAGTAAAATGAAAATGTTAATGTCTGGATTTGAAAATTTACCTGAAAAAAATGTCATATATGATTGTGATAAAACAGTATTTACGGaaacattttcaaaacaaaCTAAAAGTGAACTAAGCCAGAGTGCAAAAATGCTGGATGCGTCTGATAATGATTATTTATCTAATGTATCGGATCTTAATAGTAATGTTCAAAAAAATACACATATTCTTAAGAATGTAACAAAAAGTGTTACATCATCTACTCTAGAATTTGAAGAGTGTAGAAAATCAAAAAAGTCAATGCAACAAAAGGTAGAATATGAAACAAACATGGATATAGCTGAAGCTGAGTGTTCATATGATACGGCTGATACTGTACATAATAATTCTGTTGAAGAGTCCAGTATAttcgttaataaaatattttctgagAATCCTCATGTTAAAATTACAGAATGTAGACAAGAAACGAAGATAGACGGACATCTAGAGACAGatcataaaataaatgaagatATAGTTGAACCTAAGTGTTTACCTGATAAATCTTGCATACCCACAAGCACAGTTGAAGAATCTTGTTTATCTACAAAAAATATGATATATCCTGTGAACCTCTCTGTGATAACTACAGAAGTTAGGCATGAAAGAGATATGAAAGTCGATCTACAAATGAATTATAAAACACCTATGAATACAGTAGAATCCGAGTTATTATCTCGTAAACTTTCCATAAATTCTATTCGACCTGCTGCTGCTGCGATATCTTATTTAACTTCAAGTAATAATTCGGCTGTCATAAGTTTAGAATTTAGACCAAATAATATAGATACAGACAATAGTAAACAGAAGGATTTTAAATCATTTGTGGATAAAGCTGAAGCTGAGTGTTTATCTAATAATATTGAAGAACATAGACCAGATATAGATACAGACGATAGTGAACAGAAGGATTTTAGAACATTTGTAGATAAAGCTGAAGCTGAGTGTTTATCTAATAACATTGAAGAACATAGACCAGATATAGAGACAGACAATAGTAAACAGAAGGATTTTAAAACATTGGTGAATAAAGCTGAAGCCAAATGTTTATCTAATAATATTGAAGAACATAGACCAGATATAGAGACAGACAATAGTAAACAGAAGGATTCTAAAATATTTGTGGATAAAGCTGAAGCTGAGTGTTTATCTAATAATGTTGAAGAACATAAGCCAGATATAGAGATCGGCAATAGTAAACAGAAGGTTTTCAAAACATTTATGGATAAAGCTGAAGCTGAGTGTTTATCTAATAATATTGAAGAACATAGACCACATATAGAGACTGACAATAGTAAACAGAATGATTCTAAAACATTTGTGGATAAAACTGAAGCCGAgtgtttatataataatattgaagaACATAGATCAGATACAGAAGCAGATAATAGTAAACAAAAGGGTTTTAAAACATTTGTGGATAAAGCTGAAGCCAAGTGTTTATCTAATAATATTGAAGAACATAGACCAGATATAGAGACAGACAATAGTAAACAGAAGGGCtttaaaacatttgtgaataaaGCTGAGCCTGAGTGTTTATCTAATAATGTTGAAAAACATAGACCAGATATAGAGATGGGCAATAGTAAACAGAAGGATTCTAAAATATTTGTGGATAAAGCTGAAGCTGAGTGCTTAACTAATAATGTTGAAGAACATAGACCAGATATAGAGATGGGCAACAGTAAACAGAagaattttaaaacatttgtgGATGAAGCTGAAGCCGAGTGTTTATCTAATTATGTTGAAGAAAATTGTTTACATTTTAGTCATGAGACATGTGCGGAAATTTCTATTTCAGAAGGAGCAGGGAATGAAAAGAAAATAGGGGTAAAAGACAATAATGTCGGTGTTGCTAAATTAGATATAAATGACTTAGATATAGTAGATAATACTTTCGAACTTCAAGATGAAACCAAAacattgaatattgaaaataatagtTTACATTCCTTCAAATATCAGAGCCAAGTCTCTGTGATTAACATGAGATATACAAATTGCCGAAAAGAACTCTTTTCTCCTAGGTTTCAGCAACTTTTAATGTTTACTGAAGGAATTTGTAAATCAAGTGAAAACAAGTGTATTCTTGAAGAAAAATATGATTGTTGTAGGAACATCGTTGAACTGGAAGATGCTCGTTTTGTAAACGTTGAACTGGTTTGCTCTGAAAAGAATGTTGCAGCATTGAACTCAAATAATGAAGTAAATAGAGAATTTTGTGATACTGAAAATGAGCCTAAATTGTTTAGTGGCATGCCTGTTACAATTGAAGTTTTGCAATCTGAACATGTTAAAAAGCAAATTACTCTTCAAGACAATGGCAGTTTAACGGAGAAATATCAAAGTAGTAAAAATGAAGATATGCAATTTTCACCTGCTGTAATTGATAGTAGCATTAAACCACGAAAGATTTCTAAAAGATCTTTATCGGAATCGGCTTTAGAAgcatataaaaataatgatgataTTAATTTTGTGCACCCTTGCAAGCGAAagaaaggttttaaaaaaaatcaaagatttttagAATCTCATATGATAACCGAAGATATTTGCAATATTATTCAAACTAACCGAAGAAATTCCATATCTACATTTTATAACGAAGATAATGTTTATATTGTTATAGACAATGATTTCATTTTAAGTGAAGAAAATGATGATTCTGATAAATTATGCTACACTGAAAATACTGAAGAGGTTCTGCCAAGTATTGAGAAAGCAAATTGTGAGGTAAGTCTTGATGTAGAAAGTAATTTATGCCCAGATGAGCCTAATGAAGTATGTGATTTGTTACAACATATTGAGGAAAAATCTCTTGAAGATTCTTGGGTGGATGATGTCGCTTGTATAGAGACTGTATTTAGTGACGATGTTGCAGAAAATATCACTATTGATGTTCACGAGTCGCCAAAAAAAGTAAACTCTTTAGACTTGGAAAGCGATGACGGAGAGACCTCCGTATTCTATGATAGTGATCATATAGATAAACTCAAAAGTATATATGGCCGTACCATATGTAATGATAATACCCAATTGATTGAAACTTTATACAGGACACCACAGATGAATGTTAATAAAACTCTGTACCACATTGAATCTCAAGATCCCGAAGAATGTCATGATGCTATTAATGACAGGTGTTTAGAATCAAATGAACACATTTATTACTGCACTGATGTTTTGGAAAGTGGAATTCCCtctgataaaaaaattgataataaagaaaaaatgtcTCAGAATTTATCCCTTGACtctaaatattttaatcaaaacacTTATCCAAATTTTAATTATGATAATGATTTCAAGTTTGATTTTTCTTCTGAAGAACGAGAAGATAAATTCACAGTTCACTCATGTGAATTGAGTAACGATTATACAACATCAAATATTCAAAAGGAAAATTCAAGTTATTCCTGTTCTAGTTCACCTGAAGTGTCTTCTACAACTTCAGAGGAAAAGAGTTCGAGtatcttattaaaaataacaaattgtaATGGTTCAAGAGTTTCCCAAATTAATGAAGTCAATACTGCTTCGCATAGTAAATTAAGCTATAAAATGACTGAGAAAAAAGAGTACCACAGTTATTGTTCAAACTTTAGTTCTTCTCGAACATTAATTACAAAAGCTGCTCAAAAATACATTCCACCCTTAAAAGAAACCATTTATGATCTCAAAGTAAAACTTCCTTTACCTCAGCATCGTCTTCAATCATTAAAACAACTAAAGATAGCTAAAGTGGTGCCAAAGGTAGATGCCACCGCAAGTATCTGTACTGTTAAAAGACTAAATCATGATGTATCTAAAAAACAAAAGCCCAAATTTGAAGATGTTTTAAAAAGTAttgatgaaattaattttaaaaggcataaaaataatgtaaaaaaaggaaaaattttAGTACctaaagtaataattaaaaaaaacgaaaatgGAGCTCACTATGCCAGTAGCAAAACTTTAAATAGAAAAGAAACTTATAACCCAGATTTGACAGGTCGTAAATGGCAACCTTGGGTTTTCCTTgagaaaaataatttcattgatAAAATGGCACTTCAAAATAAAGATAAAGCTGTATATTgccacagaaaaaaaaattatgttctaGTAGAAAAACTACGTAAGTATAAGTCAGTATATAACGCTAACTTTGTAATATCACAACCAAAGTCAGAAACTAAAGgaaatttaaaatacacaatcagattaaaacataattag
- the LOC117990733 gene encoding lipid scramblase CLPTM1L, protein MKYISASLIISLIFAGYVINTIWTLAEIFIPPECSRGERCFTNYLALKPVQHLVLYTSVKQHPYENGMYEGSVNKVHTSLKFDYLNPATMTVTLKIPRKTRNNGTLYMHAVLLDERRLYDDFIDIFRSESVHTLSLITHTEPQAATFNLLQSDSKSEKKSKNKQVKPYAHIATVAPLSILTDNLNLPVHKIPGELYPYMRVRDEKFLPIIQHNVLKSRISHLQLLNSSTSEVNVTVSVAPASYGSLRLAIHVRLALEQFHVLGFSDKDVDDVKGIFADTNLYLLSATVLIASCHLLFDFLAFKNDVSFWRRKKSLAGLSARTVFWRAFSQMVIFFYLLDEQTSLLVLVPAGISAIIELWKVTKVLHLRVSFPGWRVWRVRVWRERDCDAAEQTTARADAEAMRYLSMLLYPLCIAGAIYSLLYVAHKSWYSWALNSVVNGVYAFGFLFMLPQLFVNYRLRSVAALPWRAFMYKAFNTFIDDVFAFIITMPTAHRVACFRDDLVFLVYLYQRWLYPVDKSRMDTASSMDESPEELEPIKKKEE, encoded by the exons ATGAAATACATTTCAGCATCGTTGATcatatctttaatttttgcCGGCTATGTGATCAATACCATATGGACtttagctgaaattttcatACCGCCGGAATGTAGTCGTGGCGAAAGATGTTTTACTAACTATTTGGCTTTAAAACCAGTACAGCATCTTGTGCTGTATACTTCAGTTAAGCAGCATCCATATGAAAATGGAATGTACGAAGGATCGGTCAATAAAGTTCATACTTCTCTTAAATTCGACTACCTAAATCCAGCAACGAT GACTGTGACATTAAAAATACCTCGCAAGACCCGTAATAATGGAACTCTATACATGCATGCTGTCCTGCTGGACGAACGGAGACTCTATGATGATTTCATAGACATATTTCGTTCGGAGTCTGTGCACACATTATCACTAATTACGCATACTGAGCCTCAAGCAGCTACATTTAACCTGCTGCAATCGGAT AGTAAAAGTGAAAAGAAGTCCAAAAACAAACAAGTGAAACCCTATGCACATATAGCCACAGTAGCACCACTTTCTATTCTGACAGACAATTTGAATCTACCTGTGCACAAAATACCTGGAGAATTATACCCTTACATGAG AGTTAGGGATGAAAAGTTTCTTCCAATAATCCAGCATAATGTACTAAAGTCAAGGATCTCTCATTTACAACTATTGAACAGCAGCACTTCAGAAGTGAACGTCACAGTCAGTGTGGCCCCAGCCTCATACGGTTCTTTGCGGTTAGCCATACACGTGCGTCTAGCGTTGGAACAGTTCCACGTGTTGGGCTTCAGTGATAAGGATGTTGATGATGTGAAGGGAATATTTGCTGATACAAATTTATACTTGCTCTCAGCCACTGTTCTAATCGCTAGTTGTCAT TTACTGTTTGACTTCTTGGCATTTAAGAATGACGTTTCGTTCTGGCGCCGCAAGAAGTCGCTAGCAGGGCTGTCAGCAAGGACTGTGTTCTGGCGCGCTTTCTCACAGATGGTTATCTTCTTTTATCTTCTGGACGAGCAGACCTCGTTGTTGGTGCTAGTACCAGCCGGTATCAGCGCTATTATAGaa CTATGGAAGGTGACGAAGGTGCTTCACTTGCGCGTGTCGTTCCCCGGCTGGCGCGTGTGGCGCGTGCGAGTGTGGCGCGAGAGGGACTGTGACGCGGCCGAGCAGACCACCGCGCGCGCGGACGCGGAGGCCATGCGGTACCTCTCCATGCTGCTGTACCCGCTGTGCATCGCCGGTGCGATATACTCGCTGCTCTACGTCGCTCATAAGAG CTGGTACTCATGGGCGCTGAACAGCGTCGTGAACGGCGTGTACGCATTCGGCTTCCTGTTCATGCTGCCGCAGCTGTTCGTGAACTACCGCCTGCGCTCCGTCGCCGCGCTGCCGTGGCGCGCTTTCATGTACAAGGCCTTCAACACCTTCATTGATGACGTGTTCGCCTTCATCATCACCATGCCCACCGCGCATCGCGTCGCTTGCTTCCGGGACGATCTGGTGTTCCTTGTCTACTTGTACCAGAGATG GTTATACCCTGTAGACAAGTCTCGTATGGACACGGCGTCCAGTATGGACGAGAGCCCCGAAGAACTGGAACCCATCAAGAAAAAGgaagaataa